Proteins encoded together in one Mus caroli chromosome 4, CAROLI_EIJ_v1.1, whole genome shotgun sequence window:
- the Znf593 gene encoding zinc finger protein 593, which yields MGRSRRTGAHRAHSLARQMKAKKRRPDLDEIHRELRPQGLPRPKPERDAEPDPDLPGGGLHRCLACARYFIDSANLKTHFRSKDHKKRLKQLSVEPYSQEEAERAAGMGSYVQPQRLGVPTEVSTEIPEMDTSA from the exons atGGGTCGCTCTCGGCGGACCGGCGCGCACCGAGCACATTCCTTAGCCCGCCAGATGAAGGCCAAGAAGCGGCGGCCGGACCTGGATGAGATTCATCGCGAGCTGAGGCCGCAGGGGCTCCCGCGGCCCAAGCCGGAGCGGGACGCAGAGCCCGACCCGGACCTTCCAGGGGGCGGCCTGCATCGCTGTCTGGCTTGCGC GAGGTACTTCATCGATTCAGCCAACCTGAAGACCCACTTCCGATCCAAAGACCACAAGAAAAG GCTGAAGCAGCTGAGTGTCGAACCCTACAgtcaggaagaagctgagagggCAGCGGGCATGGGCTCGTATGTTCAACCCCAGCGGCTGGGCGTGCCCACAGAAGTGTCCACTGAGATCCCTGAGATGGACACGTCCGCCTGA